A single genomic interval of uncultured Desulfobacter sp. harbors:
- a CDS encoding SDR family oxidoreductase — protein MNNTKPILVTGATGYVSGRLIPLLLANGYKIKAMGRSITKMMDRPWGKDKNVKLVKGDILDIQSLKNAAKGCGTVYYLVHSMISQKGKYRDADKTGAKNMVQAAAEEGLEHIIYLGGLGDITHKNISKHLISRNEVGKILMEGPVPTTVLRAAMILGSGSASFEILRYLAERLPVMITPKWVSMPTQPISITNVLGYLKGCLEHPETKGKIFDIGGPEVVTYRDLFRIFAKEANLPSPIMIPVPVLTPKLSSLWIHLVTPVPAAIAQPLAEGRSLPTTCTEDSITQIISQDLISCSEAIRRALEPVIQEQVDTCKTDGSKTRRPEWSHYGDASYSGGTLFSCGYQSIVKGTPGNLWKCVEKIGGRTGYYGADPLWKIRGSIDTLAGGVGLSGNRRANKVLKVGDTVDFWKVLEMLPESKLLLLSEMKAPGQALLEFRIENMDNGQCKIILLSRFLPKGLIGLLYWYVLYPFHEYVFIQMLKGLAKASGLKLVTQPGKYYPSPSDVCRWSNE, from the coding sequence ATGAATAATACAAAACCCATTTTGGTAACAGGAGCAACAGGCTATGTTTCCGGCCGTCTTATCCCATTATTATTGGCAAACGGCTACAAGATAAAAGCCATGGGGCGTTCCATAACCAAAATGATGGACCGGCCATGGGGAAAAGATAAAAATGTAAAACTGGTTAAAGGAGATATCCTGGATATACAGTCGCTAAAAAACGCGGCCAAAGGATGTGGGACGGTTTACTATCTTGTCCACTCTATGATTTCCCAAAAAGGTAAATACCGAGATGCAGACAAAACAGGTGCGAAAAACATGGTTCAAGCCGCTGCAGAGGAAGGATTAGAGCATATTATATATTTAGGCGGCCTCGGAGACATAACCCATAAAAATATCAGCAAGCATCTTATTTCAAGAAATGAAGTTGGTAAAATTCTAATGGAAGGACCTGTTCCAACAACGGTACTTCGAGCCGCCATGATCCTGGGATCAGGCAGTGCCAGTTTTGAAATATTAAGATATCTTGCTGAGCGTTTACCTGTAATGATCACACCGAAATGGGTCAGTATGCCCACACAACCGATATCTATAACCAACGTTTTAGGATACTTAAAAGGCTGTTTAGAACACCCTGAGACAAAAGGAAAAATATTCGATATTGGTGGACCTGAGGTTGTGACATACCGGGATTTATTCCGCATCTTTGCCAAAGAGGCAAACTTACCTTCACCAATTATGATTCCGGTCCCTGTATTAACGCCTAAATTATCATCACTTTGGATACATCTTGTGACTCCGGTGCCTGCCGCCATCGCACAACCCCTGGCAGAAGGACGAAGTCTTCCCACTACGTGCACCGAGGACAGTATCACCCAAATTATTTCTCAGGATCTAATCTCGTGCTCGGAAGCAATCCGCAGGGCGCTTGAGCCGGTCATCCAGGAACAGGTCGACACCTGCAAAACTGATGGCAGTAAAACCAGACGCCCTGAATGGTCACATTATGGTGATGCGTCCTATTCAGGCGGCACCCTTTTTTCCTGCGGGTATCAATCTATCGTAAAAGGAACTCCCGGCAATCTATGGAAATGCGTTGAAAAAATCGGTGGACGAACAGGGTATTATGGTGCAGATCCATTATGGAAGATTCGTGGTAGTATCGATACACTTGCTGGAGGTGTTGGATTATCCGGCAACCGTCGGGCAAATAAAGTGCTCAAGGTTGGTGATACAGTGGATTTCTGGAAAGTGCTTGAGATGTTGCCTGAATCAAAACTACTCTTATTGTCTGAAATGAAAGCCCCTGGGCAAGCACTATTAGAATTTAGAATAGAGAACATGGATAATGGGCAATGCAAGATTATTTTACTATCACGTTTTCTACCCAAAGGCTTAATAGGCCTTTTATACTGGTATGTCTTATATCCATTTCACGAATATGTTTTCATTCAAATGTTAAAAGGACTGGCAAAAGCGTCCGGTTTAAAATTGGTGACGCAACCGGGAAAATATTATCCATCACCTTCAGATGTATGTCGATGGTCGAATGAATAG
- a CDS encoding S1-like domain-containing RNA-binding protein has protein sequence MSEETTPWKQAEKFLRKSQNRPSLRQPHSSSSRQSHPFIAKDPDAVVGQFQDLTVKNLSDYGVYLNFGRDRVLLPNKYVPENVAVGQTIRVFVYTDSEDRPVATTLEPAGVVGDVVGLKVKDTAPFGIFMDWGLEKDLLVPRSEQEGRMEPGETHLVRICLDESTHRIYGSTLMSNLASGDAGELSYGEAVDLIIHSISPIGYTALINKTCQGMLYKNETFEDLSIGDRCRGYVLRVREDGKVDLTLKQPGYASVEGSAQKIIQVLEAGGGVSSCHDKSRPEEIQAAFAMSKKEFKRAVGSLYKQGRITLHKTDGIRLKS, from the coding sequence ATGTCCGAAGAAACTACGCCCTGGAAGCAGGCAGAAAAATTTTTGAGAAAAAGTCAAAATCGGCCATCTTTAAGACAGCCCCATTCTTCATCTTCAAGACAGTCCCATCCTTTTATAGCAAAGGACCCTGACGCTGTGGTTGGGCAGTTCCAGGATCTGACTGTGAAAAACCTTTCCGACTATGGGGTCTATTTAAATTTTGGCCGGGACCGGGTGCTTCTGCCCAATAAGTACGTGCCGGAAAATGTTGCTGTGGGGCAGACAATCCGTGTTTTTGTCTATACTGATTCCGAGGACAGGCCAGTGGCAACCACATTGGAGCCTGCCGGGGTTGTGGGCGATGTTGTGGGACTTAAAGTCAAGGATACAGCCCCTTTTGGCATTTTCATGGATTGGGGCCTGGAAAAAGATCTTCTGGTTCCCCGCAGTGAACAGGAGGGGCGGATGGAGCCGGGTGAAACCCATCTGGTCAGGATTTGCCTGGATGAATCCACCCACAGGATTTATGGGTCCACCCTGATGTCGAACCTTGCCTCTGGTGATGCCGGGGAACTGTCTTATGGGGAGGCTGTGGACTTGATCATCCATAGTATTTCACCTATCGGCTATACAGCCCTGATCAATAAAACCTGCCAGGGTATGCTCTATAAAAATGAGACCTTTGAAGACCTCTCCATTGGTGACCGGTGCCGTGGGTATGTCCTTCGTGTCCGGGAGGACGGCAAGGTGGATTTAACTCTTAAACAGCCGGGATACGCCTCAGTTGAAGGCTCTGCCCAGAAAATTATACAGGTACTTGAGGCTGGTGGAGGCGTGAGCTCCTGTCATGACAAAAGCCGCCCTGAAGAGATTCAAGCAGCATTTGCCATGAGCAAAAAGGAATTTAAACGGGCCGTGGGCAGCCTGTACAAACAAGGCCGCATCACCCTGCACAAGACTGACGGGATTCGCCTGAAGTCATGA
- a CDS encoding Txe/YoeB family addiction module toxin encodes MNRELAWTGEAWKDYIYWQTQDKKTLKRINKLINDTMRQPFEGIGKPEALRENLSGFWSRRIDDTNRLVYAADDDYITIISCRYHY; translated from the coding sequence ATGAATAGGGAATTAGCCTGGACCGGAGAAGCATGGAAGGATTATATTTACTGGCAAACGCAAGACAAAAAAACACTGAAAAGAATCAACAAACTCATTAATGACACAATGAGGCAGCCATTCGAGGGTATAGGGAAACCTGAAGCATTGAGAGAAAATTTGTCTGGTTTTTGGTCCCGAAGAATTGATGATACAAACCGCCTGGTCTATGCTGCCGATGATGATTATATCACAATCATTTCATGCAGATATCATTATTAG
- a CDS encoding DUF523 and DUF1722 domain-containing protein, with product MLTPIKIGISSCLLGNKVRYDGGHSHDRFLTQTLGLFAEYVPVCPEVECGMPTPREAVRLVGPTENPRLVTQKTGKDKTEQMQTWIKGRLKELAKEDLCGFIFRSKSPSSGLYRIRVYGDDGKVRKNGIGLFAKAFTDAFPRIPVEEAGRLHDPKLRENFIERIFSLQRWRTLLGQNKSLGGLVEFHTENKLLILSHNQDIYREMGRLVAQGKNYDLNELFDRYEELLLKALKLKTTLKKNINVLHHMLGYFKKNLSGDEKDELLSVIDQYRSGYVPLIVPITLIKHYVMKYDQPWLKAQTYLNPHPFELKLRNYF from the coding sequence ATGCTTACACCCATCAAAATAGGCATCAGCTCCTGTCTTTTAGGAAATAAAGTCCGGTATGACGGTGGACATAGTCATGACAGATTTCTGACTCAGACACTTGGACTGTTTGCAGAGTATGTACCTGTCTGTCCCGAAGTTGAATGTGGTATGCCAACCCCTCGTGAAGCGGTCAGGCTGGTAGGCCCCACCGAGAATCCCAGATTAGTGACACAGAAAACCGGCAAGGATAAAACAGAACAGATGCAAACGTGGATAAAGGGCCGTTTAAAAGAATTGGCCAAAGAGGACCTCTGCGGCTTTATCTTCAGAAGCAAATCTCCCAGTAGTGGTCTATATCGCATTCGCGTCTACGGTGATGACGGTAAAGTTCGAAAAAATGGTATCGGCTTATTTGCAAAGGCTTTCACAGACGCTTTCCCAAGGATACCTGTTGAAGAAGCAGGGCGTCTCCATGATCCTAAGCTGCGTGAAAATTTTATTGAACGCATTTTTTCACTTCAGCGCTGGAGAACGCTTTTAGGTCAAAACAAATCATTAGGTGGGCTTGTAGAATTCCATACAGAAAATAAACTTCTTATACTGTCACACAATCAGGACATATATCGCGAAATGGGAAGGCTTGTTGCCCAGGGTAAAAATTATGATTTGAACGAGCTCTTTGACAGATATGAAGAACTCCTTTTAAAAGCACTGAAACTTAAAACAACGTTAAAGAAAAATATCAATGTTCTTCATCACATGTTGGGATATTTTAAAAAGAATTTGAGTGGAGATGAGAAAGATGAGCTATTGTCAGTCATTGATCAATATCGATCCGGATATGTTCCTTTGATTGTTCCGATTACATTAATCAAACATTATGTCATGAAATACGACCAGCCATGGTTGAAAGCCCAGACATATTTAAATCCACATCCTTTTGAATTAAAGCTCAGGAATTATTTCTGA
- a CDS encoding type II toxin-antitoxin system prevent-host-death family antitoxin, with the protein MRIVNFSEARNNLKRVLNQVVDDADYTIITRRDSEDAVVMSLETFNSFMETFYLLRSPANAAHLTKSIQQFKNGKVQESDLIDE; encoded by the coding sequence ATGAGAATTGTTAATTTTAGCGAAGCAAGAAATAATCTAAAAAGAGTATTGAACCAAGTGGTTGACGATGCTGATTATACTATCATTACACGTCGTGATTCAGAAGATGCTGTTGTGATGTCACTGGAAACTTTCAATAGCTTCATGGAGACTTTTTACCTTCTCAGATCACCTGCCAATGCGGCACATTTAACAAAATCTATTCAACAATTTAAAAATGGGAAAGTCCAGGAAAGTGATCTAATTGATGAATAG
- a CDS encoding HigA family addiction module antitoxin: protein MKRLEPITPGELLSEEFLKPMGISQYRLAKEIGVPAQRISEIVLGKRSITADTDLRFCRFFGLSNGYWLRAQAAYDTEVAERTLGPLINQIKPWAENMAQQSH from the coding sequence ATGAAAAGGCTTGAACCCATTACCCCAGGCGAACTTTTATCAGAAGAATTCCTGAAACCTATGGGGATTAGTCAATATCGGTTGGCTAAAGAAATCGGTGTTCCCGCCCAGCGAATCAGTGAAATCGTTTTAGGGAAACGCTCAATAACAGCGGATACTGATTTGCGCTTCTGCCGATTCTTTGGGTTATCTAATGGCTATTGGCTGCGTGCCCAGGCTGCATACGATACGGAAGTCGCTGAGCGAACTCTTGGTCCACTAATAAATCAGATTAAACCTTGGGCTGAAAATATGGCCCAACAATCGCATTAA
- a CDS encoding transposase yields MKNNIHDPTNTFAILHKIIPWQKITDKLVHYYSDKTGRTGTPIRTIVAVFIAARLRLLSDRAVVNQVKENRYIQYFCNVPDKNLLIFMHHSNLSKLRKRFGVKGMEAVESVIFNMLMVAKVIDKDSMLIDSTVLPDNIIYPTDIGLIFKAFKKMEQFARQYYIPIWWDSQELRQLLREYNLNRKKTEIADLFFDALLIFSAGLRKFETIVESLEGSDKDKKKARQLLDLLMLFQDQNAQKLAGERHIPNRIVSFHEPDSRPIKKGKKYPNCEFGSTLQLSFNRQGFMITMENFIGKPNDKTLWPGTTQLFEKRMKGSPDNAIGDQGYRSRANQKIPKGCPHIFLGRSQDVAEEEQAYCQKARSATEGFIAVSKNLRGFGCSLYQGTDGNRIWSLLCQTAYNLKKFLQLYNDEKISEESLMRLGLLG; encoded by the coding sequence ATAAAAAACAACATTCATGATCCAACCAACACATTCGCTATTTTACACAAGATTATCCCCTGGCAAAAAATCACAGACAAACTGGTACACTATTATAGTGACAAAACGGGACGGACGGGAACCCCCATCCGAACAATCGTAGCTGTTTTTATTGCTGCACGACTCCGGTTGCTCAGTGATCGGGCGGTTGTTAACCAGGTCAAGGAAAACCGGTATATTCAATATTTTTGCAATGTTCCAGATAAAAACTTGCTCATATTTATGCATCACAGCAACCTGAGTAAATTGCGAAAACGTTTTGGTGTCAAGGGGATGGAGGCCGTGGAATCCGTCATTTTTAATATGTTAATGGTTGCCAAAGTAATTGATAAGGACAGTATGCTAATTGATTCTACTGTACTGCCCGACAACATCATTTATCCAACAGATATCGGATTGATTTTCAAGGCCTTTAAAAAAATGGAGCAGTTTGCCCGACAATATTATATTCCCATCTGGTGGGATAGCCAGGAACTCCGGCAGCTGCTGCGCGAATATAATTTGAATCGAAAAAAGACTGAAATTGCAGATTTATTTTTCGATGCTCTCTTGATATTTTCCGCTGGGTTACGGAAATTTGAAACAATAGTTGAAAGCCTTGAAGGTTCTGATAAAGACAAAAAAAAAGCACGACAGCTTTTGGATCTCCTGATGTTGTTCCAAGATCAGAATGCACAGAAACTTGCGGGAGAAAGACATATTCCAAACCGGATTGTATCCTTTCATGAACCGGATTCCCGACCGATTAAAAAAGGCAAAAAATATCCGAACTGCGAATTTGGAAGTACGCTTCAGCTTTCGTTCAACCGCCAGGGTTTTATGATTACAATGGAAAATTTTATCGGAAAACCCAATGATAAAACCCTATGGCCAGGGACAACTCAATTGTTTGAAAAAAGAATGAAAGGCAGTCCTGATAATGCCATCGGAGATCAAGGTTACCGCAGTCGGGCAAATCAGAAAATCCCCAAAGGCTGTCCACACATCTTTCTCGGTAGAAGCCAGGATGTTGCCGAAGAAGAGCAGGCCTATTGCCAAAAAGCCCGTTCTGCAACGGAAGGCTTTATTGCGGTTTCAAAAAACCTTCGCGGTTTTGGTTGCAGCCTCTATCAGGGAACTGACGGAAACCGCATTTGGTCTCTTTTATGTCAGACCGCGTATAACCTGAAAAAGTTTCTTCAGCTCTATAATGATGAAAAAATCAGTGAAGAAAGCTTGATGAGACTCGGCTTGCTGGGCTGA